From the Pseudodesulfovibrio indicus genome, the window AGGTGCGTTGCACCTCCCGGAGGTAATCAGACTGGGCCAGAAATTCGACCATCATCCCACCGTTTACGGTTCACAACATTGACGATACCAGTATCTAAGCACGACTGATTGCAATTTCAATACCTTCCGGGCTTCGGGCATCAAGATGGACCCGGCGGAACCGCCGCCCCTGAGATGCGACCCGGCCGCGAAAGGCTAACTGCACAACATATCGAGATATTTTTCCAAACGACCGTAGGACTCGCCCTGTGTATCGAACTCCACGCCATAGGAATGCCCGGCCGCGGATTTCTTGACGCCGCGCACCTTGCAGTCCAGAGACAGCTCGCCCAGGCCGTAGAGGTTGAGCAGCAGCCGGACCCGCTCCCCCTCGGCGATGTGCTCCCCGCCCTTGAGGCTGTGCTGGTGCACGGTCAGGTGGCAGCCGCCCGAGCTGATGTCGCTGATCAGGCAATAGTAATGGGCGTTGTCGTTGTACATCCGGGCCGGGACGTTGCACACGAACCGCTTGGACGAGCGGAACTCGAAGGACTCCACCTCGGTGGGATACTTGAGATACATGATCGGGGCCGGGTCGTATTGGAGTTGCAGGACCTCGGAGTAGAAGCCGTAGACCGTGGCCTCGCTGACGAACTTGGCGACCACCGTGGAGCCGGGGGCATAACGCGCCCGGTGACCGATAACCAGGGGGATTTCCAGGATCAGGTACTTGTATTCGGACAGGCCGATGATACGCCCGGCGAGCTTCTCGCGCTCCATGACCTTGCTGACGTGAACGGTCGCGCCGAAGTAGATGCGGTGATCGGCCCAGTGATCCCGCATGACCTTGAACTCCCGGCCGTTGGCCGAACCGTTCCCTTTGGTCGCCATATCCCGTCCCCCATCGCCGGCGGCTCCCACGGGAAGCGCCTTCTCTCAAGATATGAACCAGGTAGCAAAGACCGGTCCCGCCCGCCATAGGGAAAAGTCCCGACAAGCGCCCCGGGTATCAGATGTACTTGTTGTCGCTCAGGAACATCAGCACTTCGTGGGCCGCCTCGTTGGGCGTCAGCTCCGACGTGTCGATACGCAGTTCCGGGTTCTCCGGCTCGAAGTACGGGTCGTCCACGCCGGTCAGTCCCTTGATGATGCCCGCGCGCGCCTTGGCGTAGATGCCCTTACGGTCGCGCTGCTCGCAGACCGAGAGCGGCGTGCTGACGTGAATCTCGATGAACCCGCCGTACTCCTCCACCATGTGCCGGGCCTGGCGGCGCGATTCCGGGTAGGGCGCGATGGGCGCGCACACGGCGACGCCGCCGTTCTTGACGATCTCGCTGGCCACGAAGCCGATGCGGGCCACGTTGAGGTTGCGGTGTTCCTTGCTGAAATTCAGCTCGCTCGACAGGTTGGTGCGCACGATGTCGCCGTCCAGCAGGGTCACGGGCCGGTGGTTCAGCTCCAGGAGCTTGACGTAGAGGACCTTGGCCAGGGTGGACTTGCCCGCCCCGGACAGGCCGGAGAAGAACAGGGTGAAACCCTGTTTCCAACGCGGCTTGTACTTCCGCGACAGCTCGCGGATCACGCCGGGGAATGACATCCAGTCCGGGATCGGCTCGCCCTTCACCAGCAGGTCCACCACGGCTTCGTGGTCGTTGCCGCACAGCCCGCCATCGGCGGAATTGACGTACT encodes:
- a CDS encoding flagellar brake protein; the protein is MATKGNGSANGREFKVMRDHWADHRIYFGATVHVSKVMEREKLAGRIIGLSEYKYLILEIPLVIGHRARYAPGSTVVAKFVSEATVYGFYSEVLQLQYDPAPIMYLKYPTEVESFEFRSSKRFVCNVPARMYNDNAHYYCLISDISSGGCHLTVHQHSLKGGEHIAEGERVRLLLNLYGLGELSLDCKVRGVKKSAAGHSYGVEFDTQGESYGRLEKYLDMLCS